In Haliscomenobacter hydrossis DSM 1100, the DNA window GGGTTTTAGTGCTATCCTCGAAACCCTAAAACCTTAAAACCCTAAAAAAAAAATCCCATGAACATCAACCAAATCGACAATTTGAAAACCGAATTGCCAAAGCTTTTCCATGTCCAACCACCCTTGGGCGTATCACCCACCCTGTACCGCAACTGGTGCCTGGGCCGCGTCATCCACCAGGCTTTCCGGGCACTACCCGATCAGGCAGGGTTTTTTGAACGGGTCAATGCCCTGCTCGCAGGTACACCAGTGCAGGGCATGGCCGCTATTTTGGAGCGCTTTTACCACTGGTATCCTTCCGAAAACAGTTTGCGTCCGGGGCTGAGCTGGGCGCATTTTCAGGCACTTTTGGGCTTGTACAACGCCAGCGTACGCGACTTTTACCTGCGTTGCGCTCAGACCCGGCACTGGACAGCCGGGCAACTCAAGCGCCAAATCCAGACCGATTGGCACCTGCGCCTGAGCCAGCCCCCTGATCCTCTATTTACCAGCGCTGATCGACTGCCAAATTGGCTCCCCAATCCGCTGGTTCTGGAGTTTGCCCCCAGCCTGGTTTTCAGTGATGAAGCCGAACTGGAAACCGCTATTGTTGATCACCTGGAGGTGTTTTTGTTGGAACTGGGCCAGGGCTTGTCTTTTGTGGCCCGGCAAATGCGCCTCACTTCCTTCAGTGGCCTGCAAATGGTGATCGACCTGGTTTTTTACCACCATCGACAGCGGCATTTTGTGTTGTTTGAGCTGAAAAACGTACCCCTGAGTGCCGCAGCCATTGGCCAAATGCAGAGCTACCTTCAGTTGTTCGACGATTGTTGGAAAAATCCCGAGGATGCCCCCAGCGTAGGGGTGATTTTGTGTACGGACGTTGATCCAGCATTGCAAAGGTATTCGGCTTTGTACCAAAACCCCTATTTGTACGCTGTGGCTTTTACGGGTTGACCTTGAATGGAATACGATTAGGACACAATTTCAGGACACTTGATTTTGGCTGCGCCAAAAAGATAACTCACCACGACGACACGACGATCACGACGTTTTGCTCCGCACCACACGACGCTTGCGTCGTGTTCAAATCGCGCGAAGCGCGAAAACGTCGTGATCGTCGTGTCGTCGTGGTGAATAAATCAAGCAGCGAAGCTGCCTTTTAGTAACCCGAATTAGAACCAATCGACCCTGGGTTCGGGGGGTCGGGAGCACCCGCACGGTCTTGCGCTCAATGCACCAATCCCCAATCCAGAACAGAACAACTCATAACTCATAACTCATAACTCCTTCCCATGCCACACCTCATCTGTTACGACATCACCCAAGACAGCCTGCGCACCCGACTCGCCAAAAAGATCAGCGAATCGGGCCTCGACCGCATCAACAAATCGGTCTACCTGGGCAGCATCACTGACACGGCCTTGAACGCCCTGGAAAAAGATCTGGCCAAATTTGTGCAGGAAAAAGGCAGCCCCGGCGATAGCCTGATCATCCTCCCCGTTTACCTGGAACAAATCAACCAAATGCGCATTTATGGCAGCATCGAACCCGACCGCGACGAACTGAGCGGCAGCAAAAGTACCTTGATCGTATAATGCCCGCTGAAAAATATACTATGGATGTAAAAAATGCTTATTTTTATCCGTCACGATCAGCAAGCAGATGTTCTTTGAAAATCAGGGTTTTTTTTGACCAATATGCAAAAAAATGCTGCCAGTTTTTTGTATTAACTTCATTCGTAACTTGTTAAATTCGTAATGTGTTTGGCTATCTCCCAAATAACCATCCCAATACGCATAACAGTTTCGACCTAAAACAAAAAACCTGGGAAATGCCTTTTTTTGCACCTTTCATTTTTTTACTACTTCGCGCAGATTTTTGATTGTTAACGGTTTGTAAAATTTGGCTCCATTTTTTGCACTCGATGGGCACTCCAAAAGAGCAAATTTTATCAACCATTTATGCATAACGGAAATGTATGTTACACGAAACATGACAATTCTCGGGCCTTTTTTTCGTCGCAACGCGCTGTTATTCAATTGTATAAAAAAGCTAAGGGTAGGAGCGTATTCCATTTCAGACGGGGACTGCGACAATAATAGCACCAAAGACAGCTGTACCAGCAGTCGTAGGAGCGTATTCCATTTCAGACGGGGACTGCGACTGCAGTTGTTCTGCCACAAACTGTGGCATTGACGAGGTAGGAGCGTATTCCATTTCAGACGGGGACTGCGACTCTTTGCTTTTCTGCAGCTGCAGAGCAAACCTACGGTAGGAGCGTATTCCATTTCAGACGGGGACTGCGACATTTTGCTCCATTTCAAATAAATCAGGTTCCATTCGTAGGAGCGTATTCCATTTCAGACGGGGACTGCGACAGTAAGTGCTTACACATTAGATTTGAGTTTTTGATGGTAGGAGCGTATTCCATTTCAGACGGGGACTGCGACAGTCCTTATCGTGTAGCTCTCTTGAGTACCATACAGTAGGAGCGTATTCCATTTCAGACGGGGACTGCGACCATAGTTATCTCTTATCCTTGATCTTTGCCCCAAGTAGGAGCGTATTCCATTTCAGACGGGGACTGCGACAGTTACCAATTTACCTTTCTTAGGTGATTAGTTTGTAGGAGCGTATTCCATTTCAGACGGGGACTGCGACGCAATAGTGCCATTGATGATATGCTCATATGGGAGGTAGGAGCGTATTCCATTTCAGACGGGGACTGCGACGGTTGAACGTCCAAAAGAACAGATTGTCCTTTCGGGTAGGAGCGTATTCCATTTCAGACGGGGACTGCGACAGTCCTCATTCTTGGGAACTGGATTACCCTTAGTAGGAGCGTATTCCATTTCAGACGGGGACTGCGACACATAAAACATTGAGAGTCAGCACAATACCAGCTCGTAGGAGCGTATTCCATTTCAGACGGGGACTGCGACGTAGTCGTGGTGGGCGCGGGGGCGGGTTTTTCAGGGTAGGAGCGTATTCCATTTCAGACGGGGACTGCGACGGTTTTGTCCACGGTTAACCTGATTTCCTGAGAGTAGGAGCGTATTCCATTTCAGACGGGGACTGCGACCTGTTTACAATGTTGATTTCTTGTTGGAAATCGAGTAGGAGCGTATTCCATTTCAGACGGGGACTGCGACGGACTCGCAGTTACCTTTGAATCCAAATGCACATCGTAGGAGCGTATTCCATTTCAGACGGGGACTGCGACCGTCATCGACGGCAGAGATGTAAACCAGTCCGCTGGTAGGAGCGTATTCCATTTCAGACGGGGACTGCGACGTTTCATGTAGTGGAGTTACATTTTTTAACAGCGTGTAGGAGCGTATTCCATTTCAGACGGGGACTGCGACTGTAGGTTTGGTACGCTTAACGCAACAAAAGCAAAGTAGGAGCGTATTCCATTTCAGACGGGGACTGCGACGCTGCGCGGCTCTGCTGGCGGCGTAACCGGCGGGTAGGAGCGTATTCCATTTCAGACGGGGACTGCGACCGGTCAGCGGTACGAACAAGTTCTGTTTTAAGCTGTAGGAGCGTATTCCATTTCAGACGGGGACTGCGACCGTAACGCTCACAGCAATGGATGATCTCATAGCGTAGGAGCGTATTCCATTTCAGACGGGGACTGCGACTTTTCCCACGCCGCTTGATCGTCAACGTATGGGAGGTAGGAGCGTATTCCATTTCAGACGGGGACTGCGACTAATGATTTGTTCACCGGTTGCAGAAAAATTTTCGTAGGAGCGTATTCCATTTCAGACGGGGACTGCGACATTCAAGTGAGCCAACTCATTACGACGAGGATTGGTAGGAGCGTATTCCATTTCAGACGGGGACTGCTTACGAAGGGATGGCGGCGACATTCCCTTCAATTTCCAAAAAAAACTTTATCATTGTAGCAGTCTAATACTGCCTACAATTTCTAGTTACCATGACGCGCATCTTTACGCTTTGTATTTTCCTGATCAACACCATTCAATTGCCCGCCCAGCCCCTCACCCGAGCCGAACTTTACAACAAAGTTAAAGGCATGCTCCTTGGCTCTGCCATCGGGGATGCCATGGGCGCACCCACCGAAATGTGGTCGCGGGAAAGCATCAAGATGGAATACGGCTTTGTAGACCACCTCGACTCCATGGTGCGCGAGCCCTCGCCGGAAGGCACCTGGCAATGGAACCTGCCCGCCGGAGGCACCACTGACGATACCCGTTGGAAAAAACTCATGTTCCAGTACATGTTGGGTGTAGGCGACAAACCGGAGTACGATGCCCAGAAATTCGCCAGTCACATCGTCCAGGAGTACGAAAGAGCGGTCAAAGCCCTGAAAAACACCGAAGGTTTCGCGCCCGAAGCCTACGAAGCCGCCGCCCGCCGGATGGCTTGGACGCAAGAGTGGGCGGCCGTAGCCCGACCCTTTGCCGCCGGAAAATACCTGGAGTACAACACGGCCTTGAGTCGTTTTTATGGCGGTGAAATGGTCTGTGCGGGCTTGTTGTATGCCCCTGCCGCCGGCTTACTATTCCCCGGCGACCCACAAAAGGCTTATGCCGAAACCTTCAAAATCAGCATTTTTGACCTGGGCTACGCCCGCGATTTGAGCGCCCTGATCGCGGCCATGACCGCCGCAGGTATGCCTAAAGGATCGAGCCCCGCCAAAATGTTGGAAGTCTTCCGCGACGTGGACCCCGAAGGTTTTTTCAAAAGCCGCTTGGTGAGCCGCTCGGCCTACCGGATTCTGCGGGAAGCCATGCAGATTGTCACGGAAGCGCAAAAAATGCCAGCATCAGCCATTGACAATGCCGTGTTACCTCGCCCCAAACGTTTGAAAGTAGATGCGCTCTATCTGGCACAAATGCAAAAAGCCTTTACATTGCTGGATGCCAAAAACCAGGACATGCCTTTTCATGCGGGTGAGATCACCTTACAAGTGTTGACCGCGATGCTTTTTGCCGATTTTGATTTTGAAAAATCCATCATTTTTTTGATCAATTTGGGACGGGATAATGACACGACGGCTGCCGTTCTGGGTGGCATTTTGGGCGCTTATTGGGGTGCCGATCATTTGCCTGCACACCTGGTTGAACCGGTCATGAAGGTGAACAAGGAGTTGCTCGATAACGATCTGGAGCAGTTGGCCAACCAACTAACCGACAAAATTTACCTACTGTATAATCATTAGTCCATTTTAAGACACTATTTGGGATTTTACCCCACAATCCAAAACCTTACATCAGTTCGTACCTTTACACATGCACTGAACCATTAACACGGACTGATTTTATGAAAAAAACCTTACTACTCCTGACGCTGGTCACGGTATTTTGCAGTGGCCTTTTGGCACAAAGCAGCATTCAGGTCAAAGTGTCCTCGTTATTGGAGGATCTTCCCATTGTTGATAAATGGATCTACCTCAATTCCGCTGCGGGCCAACAAGCAGTCGATTCTGCGCGAACTGATGCCAAAGGGATGGCGATTTTTGCAGGCCTTACCATGGGCAAAACCTATTTCATCTATTCCCTTGACGACAAGGTGTATCAAGCGGCCATGCTCAGCGACATCAAGGCCAAAGAAGGTGCGCTCGATGTTAACTTCAATTTACCCAATCAACGCATCGCCTCCATTGGGGAAATTTTGATTTCCAGCACCTCGCTGGTGCGCATGAATACCGAAAATGCTGCCGTATCGGGACAACTCAAAAAAGACGAATTGCAACGTCTACCCATTGAGGGGCGTGACGTCACCCGTTCTTTGTTTCGCCTGCCCAACGTAACGGTAGCGATTTTGGGCTACGCCGAAGGCCCCAATATCAGCATCAATGGCCTCAACGGGATTTTTACCAATTACCTCATTGATGGCATGGACAACAACGAGCGCTTTTTGGGCAACATGAAGTTCAATACCCCTGTAGGATTTGTGGAAAACATCACCGTGCTGACCAATAACTACTCCGCCGAATGGGGCAATACCAGCAATGGCATCGTCAACGTACTCTCGCGTTCGGGGACCAATGATTGGACGGGAGAAGCGTTTTACCTAACTCGTCCCGGCTCCATTGTGGATGCGCCTTCTTCGTTCGCCACGCTGGATTTGTATGGCAACCCGGTGAAGGACGGTTTCCAACGCCACCAGATCGGAGCGTCACTGGGCGGACCCATCACCAAAGACAAGACCTTTTTTTACTTCAATTTGGAACAAACCTACGACTTCAAGGACAACCTGTTGAATGTCGCTCAACTGGGTGTAAACGAAATCGTGCAGGGGCGGAACAACTTTACCTATGGCTCCGCCAAAGTGGACCACATCTGGTCGCCCAATTTGCGTACCTCGGTGCGCGGCCAGCTCGGGCGTTTTTACAACCAACGGCAGGGTGGGGGATTGGAAGGTGGCATTTTGTTCCCTTCGGCCAGTTCGGCACAAGACAACGACACCTATCTTTTTGCCATCAAAAACCAGTACAAAATTGGCAGCAAAATTAGCGGGGAGTTGAACTACCAGCACAGTTATTTCCGCTGGAATTACCGCCAACCGGTCAATGAAACGACACCATCGGTGACGGTGCAAAACCCAGCCGGAACCGCCATCGCCATCGTAGGACAATCGGGTGCCATTTTTGACGACTTTGAGTACACCCACCAAGTGCAAAACAAATGGGTGTACCGCCAGGGCAAACACCTGTTTAAAGCGGGTTTAGAATGGATCACTTCCGATTTCCAATTGCTGGGCGGTGGCAACCCTTATGGCACGTACACGGTGCGCTTGACGGATCAGCAACTTACCGATTTGCGCAACCTCGGCAAAGGCGCTAACCTCAATGTGCAGGACTTGCCCACGAATGTCAACGTACGCACCTACGATGTGGAACTGCGCCCCACTTCATTTGGAGCGGTACAAAATGTATTCAGCGCGTACCTGGAAGACCAATGGTCACTGAACCGTCGCCTGAACGTCTCGCTCGGCCTGCGCTGGGATTATGACGACCTCTCCAAAGCAGGTGGTACACGCGGAGACTTCAACAACCTCGGGCCACGTACCAGTTTCAACTACAAGCTGGATCAACGCAGCGTCATCCGTGGGGGCTATGGGATTTATTACGACAAAATCAAATACTCGGTATACAGCGACAATTTGCAGTTCAGCAGCAATTCAGCCGATTTTAAAAAACAACTGGGCATGCTCCAACAATTGGGCTTGCTTTCCCCGGATGCTGACCTGAATCGCGTCACTTTCCCTGGAAACATCCGGGCAACAGCAGCCAACGCAGCGTTTTTGCAAGGGCCGAATTTTGAGGAATTACAGGCACGGCGAGAGGAGCAGTTTTCTAACAATTTGCGGATCATGAATCCCAATGGCTTCCAAAATCCTTATTCGCACCAGTACGCCCTGGGCTACCAGCGCAAACTGACTGATGAGCAATTGTTTTTGTTTGATGCGGTGCATACCCGTACCAATAACCTGTACATCATCCGCAACCTGAACGCTGCTTCCGCCTGGCCATCCGATAACGCGGCTACGTTCAAGGTGCGCACCCAAGCGGTAGCCGACCTTACCCGTCCGGTGCCCATCAACCGCGATGCCGCAGGTTTTTACACCGTTGCACCGGGCAATGATACCTTGCGTGGCATTGCCCGCAACGTATTTGTGAGCGAAACCGCCGGAATTGCGCGCTATACGGCGCTGAACTTTATGCTGCAAAAATCCATCGGCGACGACAAAATTGGTTATCGCTTTTTGTACACCTTATCCTGGACCAAAAGCAACACCAGCAGCATCAATACCCGGGCGCAAGACGCCAATGATTTTGAGGCCGAGTACGCCTGGGATGAAAACGACCGCCGCCATGTGATGAGTGCCGTGATTTTGTACCAACCCTTAAAAGGTTTGTTGATTTCACCTACTGCGCTGATCCAAAGCGGACAACCCGTTACCCGGGTGGCCGACGCCACAGTATTTGGCACGACGGATTTGAATGGTGACGGAGAAAGTTTCGGTTTGCCCGCCGACCGCTGGCCCGGAGAACCCAAAAGTGGGGATCGTTTGCCCGGAGCAACTACGTTTGATTTGTCGATTCGCTACCAATTGACCCTAAAAGGCACGCAGCGCATTGAATTCAGTTCGGACATATTTAATATCTTGAACGCGCAAAACTGGTCGGGGTACAATACCACCCGCACGGTGAGCAACCTCAGCCAGATTGGCCCCAAATCCTCCAATACGTACCGCTTGTATTCGGCTTCGCCGCCGCGGCAGTTTCAGTTTGGAGTCAGGTATTTGTTTTAGGTTGATAGGGGTTGATGAGGGTTGATAATAGTTGATGGGAATTAACTGATCAACTTCCATCAACCCTTATCAACCCTTATCAACTTCCATCAACCCTCATCAACCCTTCAATATTCGATGCATTTAGACCAACACCAACTTTCCGCCATCGGCTCCTGGATGACCCAACACGACTTGTTGGCGCCTGAAGAAACCATCCTCTCTGCCGAAAAAGCTGGAGAGGGCAACATGAATTATACCCTGCGGGTAAAAAGTACACTGCAGAGCGTCATTTTAAAGCAGGCCCGGCCTTACGTGGAAAAATACCCGAGTATCGCTGCTCCGGTTGAACGGGCGGCAATGGAAGCGGCTTTTTTCAGCGCTGCGGCACCCTGGGAAGGGGTGGAAGCAATGTTGCCCAAATTGCTGTACTTTTCTCCTGAAGATCATTTGCAAGTGATTGAAGACCTGGGTGAAGGAGCAGATTTTTCGAGTTTTTACGCCCGGAAAGAAGCCATTCCGGCGGCGGATTTGGCCAGCTTATTGGGCTTTTTGCACACCTTGCATCAACAAAGCCGGAAAAACCCACCTGCGGGCAATTTCCAAAACCGGGCTATGCGGGAGCTCAACCATTTTCACATTTTCGATTTCCCTTTTCAGCCTGGAAATGGGTTGAAGCTGGATGGCAATCAAGCAGGCTTACAAGCCTTGGCGGAGCGCACGATATTTCGATACCCGAACTTGCGGGAAAAAACCCTGAAGCTGGGTCAACGTTACCTTGCCGACGGGGATACCTTATTGCACGGTGACTTTTTCCCCGGCAGTTGGTTGCGCACCAGCCGCGGTGTTTTTGTCATCGATCCTGAATTCTGTTTTCGAGGTGAAGCGGCGTTTGATTTGGGGGTTTGCCTGGCACACTTGTATTTTTGTGGCATGGATTGGACGGAGGCTTTTTCCAACATCAGAAAGCATTATGGCGAATTTGACGAGCTGGCCTGTGCTGCTTTTGCCTCGGTGGAAATCTTGCGGCGTTTATACGGCGTGGCGCAATTGCCGCTGAGTTTTAGCATGGAAGAAAAAGAAATCGCGACCATTTTGGCCATCAATAGATTGTTAACCCATTAAGTAAACTTTGAACATTCCGCCTGCGGCGGAAATTGATAAAGAAAATTTCACCACAGATGGCCACAGATTCACACAGATTTTAATGATGTGACATAAAATCTGTGTGAATCTGTGGCCATCTGTGGTGAAAAAGATCCGCCTTAGGCGGGTGCTAAACAGGTGTAAAGCAATTAAGTTATGACGAAAAATATGCTGTGTATGGCCATTGCCTTGTTGCAGATGGTCAGCATCACTTTCGCCCAAAACAATGCAGCAGTCGAAAAAACGGCTGCTCCCCGGCGGGTCTGGTTTGACACCGACATCATGATTGGCCTACCCGAACGCGCCCCTCGGGAAGTGGATGATGGCGTTACCCTCATCATGGCGCTGGCCATTCCCTCCATCGAAATTGTGGGCATCAGCACGATCACTTACGTGGATTATGGCTACGATGTCACCAAAAAAATTCTCAACTGGTATGCGCCCGAGCGCAACATTCCGGTGTACAAAGGTTCGCCCGAAGCGGCTGATCTGGGCGTGGAAAATGAGGCTACCCGTGCCCTGACCGCAGCTTTACAACGAGAAAAACTCAGTATTTTGGCCCTGGGACCCGCTACTAACATTGCGACCGTGCTCAAAAACCACCCTGAGTTGGCCAAACAAATGGACGAAATTGTGTTTTGTGCGGGGCGAACCCCGGGGTTTGCCTTCAAACCTGGACTACAAAAAAGCATCGTTTCGGATTTCAATTTTGAAAAAGATGTGGAGTCCTTCAAAGTGATTCTGGACTCGGGGGTGAAAGTGGTTTTTTCGGGTTTTGAATGTAGTGCCTATCTACTCTTAGGTCGTCCAGATATCCAGTTTTTGCAGGATGGAAATGAAGCAGATCGTTGGTTGTACTCCGTACTCGTGCCCTGGCAGCAACGGGCCAAACAGCTCTTTGGTGTGGAGGGTTTTATCCCTTACGATGTCACTCCGCTGGGCCATTTTACCCACCCTGAATATTTCTTGTACTACCGCGATATTCCTGTGCGCATCGAAACGCGCAAAAATGACGCCACCATCGGCCGGGTTATTCCCCCTACCAAACCCTTCATGGAAGTGAGTTACAAATACAAAAACAAGTGGAAGGTGGATTATGCCTACAAGACCTTGCCAGGGTTTGAAGAAATTGTGCTTGAATTGTTGAAGTGCCCTGATTTAAAAGGGGATAAATAGAAGCTGCAAAAGTTTTTCTCAAAAAAAGCAACCAAGCATAGGGTGTACTCGTCCTTTTTAGCATCATGAAGTGGAAGATGTTCAAGTCGACGCCTCGACTTCGCTCGGCGACCGACTTGAACATCTTCTACTTACATCTAAAAAGCACTTCAATGAAATCATTAAGCAAATCAATCACCACGACCCTATTGTTGCTGTCCAGTCTTTCCCTTTCTGCTCAAAATTGGTGGGGATGGGGCAATGGCGTGCAAGGCAAAGGCCCGATCGTGCGCAAAACCTTGGACCTTTCTACTGTAGAAGGATTTAGCCTGACTTTTTCTGGCAACGTATACGTGCGTCAGGGCAATGAACAAAAGGTAGAAATCGAAACCCATGAAAACCTGATCGGCCTTTTGTCCAAAGAAGTGGTGGACAAATACTGGAAAATTCGCTTCACCGAAAACGTTGGCCGTTACGATAAATGCAATGTATACATCACGGTTGCCACGCTCAATACCGTAAAAATCAGCGGCTCTGGTGATGTAAAAGGGGAAACTCCGTTCAAAAACTTGGGGACTTTGGCACTTGGGGTGAGTGGCTCCGGCAATATGAACCTGGATTTTGAAGCCACCGAGGTGGAGGCCAAAATCAGCGGCTCGGGAGACATGAACCTGAAAGGGAGTGGCAAATCCATGAACATCGGCATTTCTGGCTCGGGCAACATTTCGGCCATTGGTGTACAAGTTGAAGGTGCTAATGTGCAAATCTCGGGCTCAGGCAATGCGTCGATCCACACTACCGAGAATTTGGATGTACGCATCAGCGGTTCGGGTGATGTGTATTACAAGGGGCGCCCACGCATGAGCTCGAAGGTGTCGGGTTCGGGCGATGTGGTGAGTAGGGAGTAAAGCTGGATAAATCTTAAAAGCGACTCTTTTTAACACAAAGGCCACCAAGAAAAGCATAAGGGACACAAAGTAGTAATCATCTTTGTGTCCCTTGTGCTTTTTGTAGTGCCCTTTGTGCTACTTTTTTGAACCCTGGCTTTGCCAGGTTTTGACGTGTTCGGCCACCTCAAGCATGGGCGCAACCCAGATGTCTTTTTCGTTTTGTTTCAAAAATTGCAACACTTTTCGATGCGCCGGTATGGATACATCCAGTGAATTTCCTCCTCCCACCCCGTGGAAAAGGAGCACGAGCAGCGATTGAGTGTCCATCGCTTTTTTGACCCATGCGATGATTTGTTCGGCACTTTCGCCATTTACCATGTAACAATCTACGTTGTACAGGTCTATTTCGTTGATTTTGTGCAGTTCGTGGCGCACTGCTCGGGCAGCTACAAAATCATTCTTTAGGGGAGTGATGAAGGCAGAATCGCCAATTTTCATGTCCCCGCAGGTAAAGGCAAAGGTCCTTTGGGTTTTTCCATCCAAGGCTTGCAAAAAAGTATTGGTCATGCGTACTTCGTTGACCATGCGTGCTACGCTGTATTGGCTCAAATCATTTTCGGGCCGAACCCATTCCCGGCCCGGAGTATTGCCAATACAGGGATGGAATAAGGTATGATTGCCCAATTCGTGGCCATTGCTGGCCAATTTTTTCCAGTCATTGAGTCGGTCTCTTACCGCAGCAGAATAAGCGGTGACATAAAAAGTAGCTTTAAGCCCCAAAGAGTCCAATACGGGAACGGCATTGTCCAGGTGCTGGCTGATGGCATCGTCGTAAGTGAGGACCACCGTGCATTTTTTGCCATTCCAGGTATTGACTTGCGCGTGGACATTTGCGGATAAGAGAAAAATGGCCAAGAGGAAAGTGTATGTTTTCACGATGGGATGTTTTAAGGGTTCGGGGGTTTGAGGGTTCGAGGGTTCGAGGGTTCGGGGTTCGAGGGTTCGGGGGTTCGGGGGATGGAACCTTCGAACCCCCGAACTTCGAACCCTCGAACCCTAAAATTTCAAGACCTCTATTTTCGGATTGTCGCTTAAGAACCGGGCGATGATGCGATTGGTTTCCGCATTACCACTTACTGGCTTCAGGGCACTGCGCAAAGTATGGGTATCGGCAATGGATTCACTGCGCTCCAGATAACCATATCCCCGCAGGTGCCCGTCTTCAACCAGCACTACGGCAAGTTCTTCCTCTTCACGACCTTGATCAATGATGAAAAAATTATGCTCAAAGATTCGGCACAGGTATTCTTTGGCCTGTTGTGCCCGTTCGTTGTACATTTCTGGTGACTCTATTCCAACACAAGCTCCCGTACATTGCTTCAAATGATAGTGAAAACAAGGCCCGGTATGGGGGCTTAAATTCAAGAGTTTTTCACACAAGCCAAATTTTTCCCGGGCGGAGCTGAGTCGGCCTTTTGCGGACGAAATTTTGGGGAATTCGGCAATGATGTCCAATTTGCGCCGGGTTTTGGCAACAGTTTCCACTATACCAAAACAAAGATAGCCCTGCTCGTTGCGGTAAGCGTGCAGCATATAAGGAAAACTGCGGGTGCGTTGTGCCCGATTGATACCCGGTAGCAAACGTTTGATTTCAAAGGATTCGTGGATCAAGGCCAGCAGTTCACTGCCTGTAACTTCAAAGCTGATGTCGTGTACCTGCTCCTGTAGTTTTCGGGCTTTTTCGGTTTTGTCGGCAAAATGCTCGGCAATGCGTTTTTGAATGTTGATGCTTTTGCCTACGTAAATGACCTCATTTTGATCGTTGTGAAAATAATAAACGCCACAAGCTTCGGGAAGACTGTGAATAAGCTCCAGGCTCAGGTTGTTGGGGAGCATGGCTTCCTTGATGCCCAAATTGATCAAGAGTTCGGCTTTTTCCCGATTGTCTTCGTGTTGCAGGATGTATTCCAGCACCTTGATGGTGGCCTGGACGTCGCCCATGGCCCGGTGTCGGGCTTGATTGTGGATATTGAAATGCCGGGAAAGCGCGTCGAGGCCATACGCATAAAGGCCAGGCAGCGTTTGGCGAGCCAGGCGCAGGGTACACAATTGTTTGCGGGTGTAGGTATAGCCCAGGCGTTTGAATTCTTCGCCAATGAAACTGTAATCAAATCGAGCGTTGTGGGCAACGAAGATGGCAC includes these proteins:
- the cas2 gene encoding CRISPR-associated endonuclease Cas2, which gives rise to MPHLICYDITQDSLRTRLAKKISESGLDRINKSVYLGSITDTALNALEKDLAKFVQEKGSPGDSLIILPVYLEQINQMRIYGSIEPDRDELSGSKSTLIV
- a CDS encoding ADP-ribosylglycohydrolase family protein, which gives rise to MTRIFTLCIFLINTIQLPAQPLTRAELYNKVKGMLLGSAIGDAMGAPTEMWSRESIKMEYGFVDHLDSMVREPSPEGTWQWNLPAGGTTDDTRWKKLMFQYMLGVGDKPEYDAQKFASHIVQEYERAVKALKNTEGFAPEAYEAAARRMAWTQEWAAVARPFAAGKYLEYNTALSRFYGGEMVCAGLLYAPAAGLLFPGDPQKAYAETFKISIFDLGYARDLSALIAAMTAAGMPKGSSPAKMLEVFRDVDPEGFFKSRLVSRSAYRILREAMQIVTEAQKMPASAIDNAVLPRPKRLKVDALYLAQMQKAFTLLDAKNQDMPFHAGEITLQVLTAMLFADFDFEKSIIFLINLGRDNDTTAAVLGGILGAYWGADHLPAHLVEPVMKVNKELLDNDLEQLANQLTDKIYLLYNH
- a CDS encoding PDDEXK nuclease domain-containing protein is translated as MNINQIDNLKTELPKLFHVQPPLGVSPTLYRNWCLGRVIHQAFRALPDQAGFFERVNALLAGTPVQGMAAILERFYHWYPSENSLRPGLSWAHFQALLGLYNASVRDFYLRCAQTRHWTAGQLKRQIQTDWHLRLSQPPDPLFTSADRLPNWLPNPLVLEFAPSLVFSDEAELETAIVDHLEVFLLELGQGLSFVARQMRLTSFSGLQMVIDLVFYHHRQRHFVLFELKNVPLSAAAIGQMQSYLQLFDDCWKNPEDAPSVGVILCTDVDPALQRYSALYQNPYLYAVAFTG
- a CDS encoding TonB-dependent receptor plug domain-containing protein; translated protein: MKKTLLLLTLVTVFCSGLLAQSSIQVKVSSLLEDLPIVDKWIYLNSAAGQQAVDSARTDAKGMAIFAGLTMGKTYFIYSLDDKVYQAAMLSDIKAKEGALDVNFNLPNQRIASIGEILISSTSLVRMNTENAAVSGQLKKDELQRLPIEGRDVTRSLFRLPNVTVAILGYAEGPNISINGLNGIFTNYLIDGMDNNERFLGNMKFNTPVGFVENITVLTNNYSAEWGNTSNGIVNVLSRSGTNDWTGEAFYLTRPGSIVDAPSSFATLDLYGNPVKDGFQRHQIGASLGGPITKDKTFFYFNLEQTYDFKDNLLNVAQLGVNEIVQGRNNFTYGSAKVDHIWSPNLRTSVRGQLGRFYNQRQGGGLEGGILFPSASSAQDNDTYLFAIKNQYKIGSKISGELNYQHSYFRWNYRQPVNETTPSVTVQNPAGTAIAIVGQSGAIFDDFEYTHQVQNKWVYRQGKHLFKAGLEWITSDFQLLGGGNPYGTYTVRLTDQQLTDLRNLGKGANLNVQDLPTNVNVRTYDVELRPTSFGAVQNVFSAYLEDQWSLNRRLNVSLGLRWDYDDLSKAGGTRGDFNNLGPRTSFNYKLDQRSVIRGGYGIYYDKIKYSVYSDNLQFSSNSADFKKQLGMLQQLGLLSPDADLNRVTFPGNIRATAANAAFLQGPNFEELQARREEQFSNNLRIMNPNGFQNPYSHQYALGYQRKLTDEQLFLFDAVHTRTNNLYIIRNLNAASAWPSDNAATFKVRTQAVADLTRPVPINRDAAGFYTVAPGNDTLRGIARNVFVSETAGIARYTALNFMLQKSIGDDKIGYRFLYTLSWTKSNTSSINTRAQDANDFEAEYAWDENDRRHVMSAVILYQPLKGLLISPTALIQSGQPVTRVADATVFGTTDLNGDGESFGLPADRWPGEPKSGDRLPGATTFDLSIRYQLTLKGTQRIEFSSDIFNILNAQNWSGYNTTRTVSNLSQIGPKSSNTYRLYSASPPRQFQFGVRYLF
- a CDS encoding phosphotransferase is translated as MHLDQHQLSAIGSWMTQHDLLAPEETILSAEKAGEGNMNYTLRVKSTLQSVILKQARPYVEKYPSIAAPVERAAMEAAFFSAAAPWEGVEAMLPKLLYFSPEDHLQVIEDLGEGADFSSFYARKEAIPAADLASLLGFLHTLHQQSRKNPPAGNFQNRAMRELNHFHIFDFPFQPGNGLKLDGNQAGLQALAERTIFRYPNLREKTLKLGQRYLADGDTLLHGDFFPGSWLRTSRGVFVIDPEFCFRGEAAFDLGVCLAHLYFCGMDWTEAFSNIRKHYGEFDELACAAFASVEILRRLYGVAQLPLSFSMEEKEIATILAINRLLTH